From a region of the Sesamum indicum cultivar Zhongzhi No. 13 linkage group LG3, S_indicum_v1.0, whole genome shotgun sequence genome:
- the LOC105158935 gene encoding uncharacterized protein LOC105158935 — translation MLGKRARQPMKRTTSMTEFTLDVNAAAAEGVFHPSDPHNPFNAGGVAGVDQRYAASSAAAANSTRPQRRNSADFIGTAIFLRVCSLCKRRLVPGRDIYMYRGDSAFCSLECREQQMTQDERKEKCSWATKKDGASAAAGSQVSATGGTVAAV, via the exons ATGTTAGGAAAGAGGGCACGTCAACCGATGAAGAGGACTACAAGCATGACGGAGTTCACCTTGGACGTCAACGCCGCTGCTGCTGAAGGTGTCTTTCACCCCTCGGATCCTCACAACCCTTTTAACGCCGGCGGCGTCGCTGGAGTAGATCAACGGTACGCTGCCTCCTCTGCCGCCGCCGCCAACTCCACCAGGCCCCAGCGCCGCAACTCGGCGGACTTCATCGGGACTGCTATTTTCTTGAGGGTTTGTTCCCTCTGCAAACGCCGCCTCGTCCCTGGTCGTGACATCTACATGTACAG AGGTGATAGTGCTTTCTGCAGTCTAGAGTGTAGAGAACAGCAGATGACGCAAGAcgagagaaaagagaagtgTTCATGGGCAACCAAGAAGGATGGTGCCAGCGCCGCCGCTGGATCCCAAGTCTCCGCCACCGGAGGAACCGTCGCCGCCGTGTAG
- the LOC105158937 gene encoding probable glucan 1,3-beta-glucosidase A, whose protein sequence is MKLFIIFSIITCFCQLLSFSNGRSVPNNVGASAPEQVKAVNLGGWLVTEGWIKPSLFDGIINKDLLDGTGVQFQSVKVGKYLSAEGGGGTITVVPTASSSESFRLWRINETTFNFRASTGRFVGLNTTGNGKDIVVEAEEPGAAETFQILRNPNDLNRVRVRAPNGLFLQVKEKDESVSADYEGDGGWKDDDSSVFSIKFGRILQGEYQVTNGYGPLIAPQVMKEHWSTYIVEDDFKFIKENGLNAVRIPVGWWIASDPSPPKPYVPGSLQALDNAFSWAEKYDIKVIIDLHAAPGSQNGAEHSSSRDGSQEWGLTDNNIQQTVGVIEFLAARYANSSSLYAMELINEPMSPGVSLDNLTKYYQAGYDAVRKHSQTAYVVMSNRLGSSFEPTELFSFANRLEGSVIDVHYYPYYNTSLNNVTVERYIEYINNDEAEKVRQLTTSNGPPIFVGEWVAEWQLTNTSKEDYQRYAAAQLEVFGRAQFGWAYWTLKNVNIHWSLEWMINNGYIKL, encoded by the exons ATGAAATTATTCATCATCTTCTCCATTATTACCTGTTTCTGTCAGCTCCTCTCTTTCTCCAATGGAAGGTCAGTTCCCAACAACGTTGGGGCATCTGCTCCTGAGCAGGTTAAAGCAGTTAATCTCGGAGGCTGGCTTGTTACTGAAGGTTGGATCAAACCATCCCTTTTCGACGGCATCATCAACAAAGACTTGTTG GATGGAACTGGCGTGCAGTTTCAATCAGTCAAGGTAGGAAAGTATTTGAGCGCTGAAGGGGGAGGAGGAACCATCACAGTTGTACCAACTGCCTCTAGCTCGGAAAGCTTCAGA CTGTGGAGGATCAACGAGACGACCTTCAACTTTAGGGCATCCACCGGACGATTTGTGGGACTGAACACAACTGGAAATGGGAAAGATATAGTAGTGGAAGCCGAGGAACCTGGTGCAGCAGAGACATTCCAGATCCTGAGAAATCCTAATGATTTGAACCGTGTACGAGTCAGAGCCCCCAATGGGTTGTTCCTCCAG GTGAAGGAGAAGGACGAGAGTGTGAGTGCAGATTATGAAGGAGACGGAGGATGGAAAGACGATGATTCTTCTgttttttcaatcaaattcgGAAGAATACTGCAAGGTGAATATCAAGTCACAAATGGCTATGGTCCTCTCATTGCTCCCCAAGTAATGAAG GAACACTGGAGCACATATATAGTAGAAGATGACTTCAAATTCATAAAGGAGAATGGGCTGAATGCTGTGAGAATTCCAGTAGGGTGGTGGATAGCCAGTGACCCTTCTCCCCCCAAACCCTATGTTCCTGGATCCTTGCAGGCTCTTGACAATGCTTTCTCCTGGGCCGA AAAATACGATATTAAAGTCATTATCGACCTACATGCCGCACCCGGTTCACAAAACGGTGCTGAGCACAGTTCCTCCAGAGATGGTTCGCAAGAATGGGGACTGACTGACAACAACATCCAGCAAACTGTTGGTGTGATAGAATTTTTAGCTGCTAG ATATGCCAATAGCTCAAGTTTATATGCGATGGAACTGATAAATGAGCCAATGTCACCGGGAGTGTCTCTAGACAACCTAACCAAGTACTACCAAGCTGGTTATGATGCTGTCCGAAAGCACTCGCAGACGGCATACGTCGTGATGTCAAATCGATTAGGGTCCAGTTTTGAACCGACTGAACTTTTTAGCTTTGCGAATCGGCTAGAGGGATCAGTCATTGATGTACATTACTATCCCTACTACAACACTTCGTTGAACAACGTCACCGTTGAACGGTACATTGAGTATATCAACAACGACGAAGCCGAAAAAGTAAGGCAGCTTACAACATCGAATGGTCCTCCTATCTTTGTCG GGGAATGGGTGGCGGAGTGGCAACTTACAAATACGAGCAAGGAGGATTACCAGCGGTATGCCGCGGCGCAGCTGGAAGTGTTCGGCCGCGCGCAATTCGGGTGGGCGTATTGGACTCTGAAGAATGTGAACATCCACTGGAGCCTGGAATGGATGATCAATAATGGATATATCAAGCTTTGA
- the LOC105158936 gene encoding glucan 1,3-beta-glucosidase A-like codes for MKLFIIFSITCCSLLSFSSGRSVPNDDADNNNNGRIPPVRAVNLGGWLVTEGWIKPSLFDGIINNDFLDGTGLQFKSVTVGKYLCAETGGGTIIVANRTSASGWETFRLWRINETTFNFRVFDGRFVGLSTAGNGIDIVAEAERPDATETFQIQRNPDDLNRVRIKAPNGFFLQVKTEELVSADYEENGGWGDDDPSVFLLTMSGRLQGEYQVTNGYGPLVAPQVMKEHWSTFIVEEDFKFIKENGLNAVRIPVGWWIASDPSPPKPYVPGSLQALDNAFSWAEKYGIKVIIDLHAAPGSQNGWEHSSSRDGSQEWGRTDDNIQQTVNVIDFLTARYAKSPSLFAVELINEPLSPGVSLDNLTKYYQAGYDVVRKHSATAYVVLSNRLGPSEPTELFGLANRLRRSVIDVHYYNLFSSIFDSFTVQQNIDYVYNNRSAQVNQLTTSNGPLIFVGEWVAEWQVSNARKEDYQRYAAAQLEVFGRASFGWAYWTLKNVNNHWSLEWMIENGYIKL; via the exons ATGAAATTATTCATCATCTTCTCCATTACCTGTTGTTCCCTCCTCTCTTTCTCCAGTGGACGGTCAGTTCCCAATGACGACGCCGACAACAACAACAACGGGCGAATTCCTCCAGTTCGAGCAGTTAATCTCGGAGGCTGGCTTGTTACAGAAGGTTGGATCAAACCATCCCTTTTTGACGGCATCATCAACAACGATTTCTTG GATGGAACAGGTCTGCAGTTCAAATCAGTTACAGTGGGAAAGTATTTGTGTGCTGAAACTGGAGGAGGAACCATCATAGTTGCAAACAGAACAAGTGCTTCCGGCTGGGAAACATTCAGA tTATGGAGGATCAACGAGACGACCTTCAACTTCAGGGTTTTCGATGGACGGTTTGTGGGATTAAGCACTGCTGGAAATGGGATAGATATAGTAGCTGAAGCAGAGAGACCTGATGCAACAGAGACATTCCAAATTCAGAGAAATCCTGATGATTTAAACCGTGTACGAATCAAAGCCCCCAATGGGTTCTTCCTCCAG GTGAAGACGGAGGAATTGGTGAGTGCAGATTATGAAGAAAATGGAGGATGGGGAGACGATGATCCTTCTGTTTTTCTACTCACAATGAGCGGAAGATTGCAAGGTGAATATCAAGTCACTAATGGCTATGGTCCTCTCGTTGCTCCCCAAGTAATGAAG gAACACTGGAGCACATTTATAGTGGAGGAGGACTTCAAATTCATAAAGGAGAATGGGCTGAATGCTGTGAGAATTCCAGTAGGGTGGTGGATAGCCAGTGATCCTTCTCCCCCCAAACCCTATGTTCCTGGATCCTTGCAGGCTCTTGACAATGCTTTCTCTTGGGCTGA AAAATATGGGATTAAGGTTATTATCGACCTACACGCCGCACCCGGTTCGCAAAATGGTTGGGAGCACAGCTCTTCTAGAGATGGTTCACAAGAATGGGGACGGACTGACGACAACATTCAGCAAACTGTCAATGTGATTGACTTTTTAACTGCTCG GTATGCCAAGAGCCCAAGTTTATTCGCGGTGGAACTGATAAACGAGCCACTTTCACCCGGAGTGTCTTTAGACAACCTAACCAAGTACTACCAAGCCGGATACGATGTTGTTCGGAAGCACTCGGCAACAGCGTACGTCGTGCTGTCGAATCGATTAGGGCCTAGTGAGCCGACGGAACTTTTTGGGCTTGCGAATAGGTTAAGGAGATCAGTCATTGATGTGCATTACTATAATCTTTTCTCCAGTATCTTCGACAGCTTCACCGTCCAACAAAACATTGATTATGTCTACAACAACCGGTCCGCACAGGTTAATCAGCTCACGACATCCAACGGCCCTCTTATTTTTGTCG GGGAATGGGTGGCGGAGTGGCAAGTTAGCAATGCGAGGAAGGAGGATTACCAAAGGTACGCGGCGGCGCAGCTGGAGGTGTTCGGCCGCGCGTCGTTCGGGTGGGCGTACTGGACTCTAAAGAATGTCAACAATCACTGGAGTTTGGAATGGATGATTGAGAATGGATATATCAAGCTTTGA
- the LOC105158938 gene encoding uncharacterized protein LOC105158938, translating into MAATAFHQAIGTLQSHGYFSNSGLNQENGIASFRLISKGLKLDTAMLRRGTYCSRKRSFSVIEASASQTTVFEPVSSPSNDSTSDSKKKSNEAALILIRHGESMWNEKNLFTGCVDVPLTRKGVEEAIEAGKRISNIPVDMIYTSALIRAQMTAMLAMTEHRRKKVPIILHNESEQARTWSQIFSEETKKQCIPVITAWQLNERMYGELQGLNKQETADRYGKEQVHVWRRSYDTPPPNGESLEMCAERAVAYFKEYIEPQLLSGKNVMIAAHGNSLRSIIMYLDKLTSQEVISLELSTGIPMLYIFKEGSFIRRGSPVAPNEAGVYAYTKRLAQYRQKLDEMLQS; encoded by the exons ATGGCTGCAACTGCATTTCATCAAGCAATTGGGACTCTTCAATCTCATGGTTACTTTAGTAATTCTGGCCTCAATCAGGAGAATGGAATTGCTTCATTTAGGTTGATTTCGAAGGGATTGAAGCTAGATACTGCTATGTTGAGGAGAGGAACTTATTGCTCTAGAAAGAGAAGTTTCAGTGTAATTGAAGCCTCGGCTTCGCAGACTACAGTCTTTGAACCAGTGTCATCCCCATCAAACGACTCGACAAGTGActcaaaaaagaaatcaa ATGAAGCTGCTCTGATTCTGATTAGGCATGGTGAATCTATGTGGAATGAGAAGAACCTCTTCACGGGTTGTGTTGATGTGCCACTTACCAGGAAGGGAGTGGAAGAGGCTATTGAAGCCGGAAAAAGAATCAGCAATATACCTGTAGACATGATATATACATCTGCTTTGATTCGTGCACAAATGACTGCTATGCTTGCCATGACTGAACACCGTCGCaagaag GTTCCTATTATTTTGCATAATGAGAGTGAACAAGCAAGAACATGGAGCCAAATTTTCAGTGAAGAAACCAAGAAGCAGTGTATTCCAGTTATAACAGCTTGGCAACTAAATGAAAGAAT GTATGGAGAATTACAGGGCCTTAATAAGCAAGAAACGGCTGATAGATATGGAAAAGAGCAAGTTCATGTGTGGAGACGAAGTTATGATACACCTCCACCAAATGGTGAGAGTTTGGAAATGTGTGCGGAGAGAGCTGTTGCCTACTTCAAAGAATAT ATCGAACCTCAGCTTTTGTCTgggaaaaatgtaatgattGCCGCCCATGGTAACTCACTCAGGTCCATTATTATGTATCTGGACAAGCTGACTTCTCAAGAG GTTATCAGCTTGGAACTATCTACTGGGATACCAATGCTTTACATTTTCAAGGAGGGAAGCTTTATTCGCAGAGGTAGTCCAGTGGCACCAAATGAAGCAGGTGTTTATGCGTACACTAAG AGGTTGGCTCAGTACCGGCAGAAGTTAGATGAAATGCTCCAATCCTAA